One Vanessa cardui chromosome 17, ilVanCard2.1, whole genome shotgun sequence DNA window includes the following coding sequences:
- the LOC124537093 gene encoding zinc finger CCHC domain-containing protein 24-like, with amino-acid sequence MCSAILSASRHTDAAMSPTAIGGDLPQWCGKAEGCPQALLGWLYLTHDQNDQWVPGSVWGPLPTAATGSTHQADDTSSLAEQLTALSLRRPPRPPPPAYMCHLCFKKGHYIGDCPQARPKGEGLTPYQGKKRCFGEYKCPKCKRKWMSGNSWANNGQECIKCRINVFPHKQRPLEKPDGLDVSDQSKIHPQHLCQKCRSLGYYCRREY; translated from the exons ATGTGCAGTGCAATTTTAAGTGCATCACGTCACACCGATGCTGCGATGTCACCAACCGCCATCGGCGGTGACTTGCCCCAATGGTGTGGCAAGGCGGAGGGCTGTCCTCAGGCTCTGCTAGGCTGGCTCTACCTCACCCACGATCAGAACGATCAG tGGGTACCGGGATCAGTATGGGGTCCACTACCGACCGCCGCGACGGGCTCCACGCACCAAGCAGACGATACCAGCTCGCTGGCAGAACAGCTGACGGCGCTCTCCCTTCGCCGTCCCCCGCGACCCCCGCCCCCGGCCTACATGTGCCACTTGTGCTTCAAGAAAGGACACTACATTGGAGATTGTCCACAG GCCCGACCGAAAGGCGAAGGTTTGACACCTTACCAAGGAAAGAAACGTTGTTTCGGCGAGTACAAGTGTCCAAAGTGCAAACGCAAGTGGATGAGCGGTAACTCCTGGGCCAATAATGGTCAAGAGTGTATCAAGTGTCGGATTAACGTATTCCCTCATAAACAG AGACCTTTGGAAAAACCTGACGGACTGGATGTCAGCGATCAGTCAAAGATCCATCCTCAACATCTCTGCCAGAAATGTCGTTCGTTGGGATACTACTGCCGCCGTGAATATTAA